DNA sequence from the Carassius gibelio isolate Cgi1373 ecotype wild population from Czech Republic chromosome A14, carGib1.2-hapl.c, whole genome shotgun sequence genome:
tccattaaaataaaattcaaaaaatttattttcatttatgaatACAGAGacatatagatcttgcaaaataTAACCTTTGATTCAGGAGTGTTATACCTTGACAGTTTCTGTAAGGTGGTACTATAATCATCAATAACTTTCCTAATATTCATTAATAAATCTTTTGAGAACTGTACTAacaattaatgcaattaattacagaagaaatatataacaatataataattaataatagtttttactAATGTGAGAAACTTATTATTGTGAGAAAAAATTATtactaaaataatgattttttttattatataaatagcaatggtaatttaatttgtttgtagGTATATTATAATAGTATTAATTTAACTGGATTTAATTTAGGTTAGTTACCTAAGAACATAAGTGCAGCTAAGAACATCCATATTTAAAGCATTTACACTTGCTGGCAAACCTTCAAATTCTCTCACCCACGGCATCCATCTTATCAAACCTCCTGAGAGCTCCCATAAATGGGTAAACAGGGAATATAAACCTAGCTGTCAAAATCACAAATAACCCGATCACCGCAGGCAGCATGCAAAACCCAAGAATGAGGAGGGAGGGTGAAAAGAGAAACTGAAGAGAAACAAGGAGAAAGGGGCTGGGAGGACAGGTGAGGTGAGGGAATACAAAGATGGTTGAGCCTTACCATCTGTTCAAAGTTAGCAGTACCAGCAACTCTGTGAATTCCAGCAAAACTGAATAACAAGCAAAGGGGCTTTGTTGTGCGTGTTTAAATAGTTAACTCACAGAGGGCAGTATTCTTTTACATGTCTTTCCATTTCTACTGTATTAAAccacagttaacatttaaatgaGTGTTTGAAAGACAATGGAATTAAAAATATCAGTTCAATGGAAAAAGCAGGAATCATAAGGAAATCAGCTCAGGAGAGAATCATCCAAAAAGTTCTGAATGAAGACTATAGGTCACCAGCACGACTGTCCGAATTAGTTTATTCTGGAAAGAGTCAGAACAAAGAGACAGGAACATTAGGAAAGAGATTAGGTAAGGTTTTGAGTTCGTTGTTCAATATTATGAtttcttagtttttatttttattttatggcatttgAAAGACCACAGTATAAAACTGGACCTGACTGCAGTCATTAATAGAGAATCCCAGGTAAGTAATTTGGGGAAAAGGGTTTTGTGAGAGAATGGGGGTGCACAGGGGTGCAGATGGATCATATACAGTTTATTTAAGAGGAAAGTGACAGTGTCAAAGAGAAAGGCACCCAGTTCTGATTAACAGGATTTCTGACAAATAGGATCAGGGTATCTTGGTGTGTTAGAAGGGTAACACGAGAACAACTACTTAAGCCaatcttatatttacatttatgcattttggaGATGCCTTTATTCAAAGTGATTGCATGCAAGATATCCATTTTATCTGCTCTTAATTTCCCTCAAAAATTGAACCTTGCCTTGTAAGTACCACTCTACaggaatgcggtttcattcaaatttagctcacttttttttttagctttttatcgCACTTGTTTAGCTCACTTTTCTGTTTCAGTCTGAAGAACATCTAGGCTCTTTATAAACAAGCATTTGGTATTGCAGTTTAGCCATTATTCTACCAATATCTGCCCATTATAGCctaattaaagtttttttgtaaaacaatccCACTTGGCATATAGCGAACATTAATCAGAACTGGTCATAACTTATGTGCCAATAATCAGTTATTGTCCAGTGTTATCAGCTAACAATCAGGGAGGAATGGGACTGAATGGGAGGAGACCGAAAAGTAGCGGGTGTCATTATTTAGTTACCCTTTGACCTTTCTGAAACCAAGGCTATAATAGAGTTTGAGTTTACACGGAAATAACACCTAAAAATACTTGTTATGCAGAAGTTCAGATCATGCAAGTTAAAGCACAAGTTAATTTGAACACAATTCACTAAATGGATCCTACTGGTTTTAAAACAAACAGATGCTACTCAGAGACAGAACTATAATAAAGTTATATATTATGGTACTTCACGGACAGATTATGACATAAAAAGATCACTCATGAACTCACCATTGCCATTCTCCCcacctaaaaaacaacaacaacaacaaaatattaaatgatgGCACACTGCGaatatgaaatgttattaaaCCCTGAAGCTGCTATATAAACTCCCTCATATCAGACCGCATTACAACACATaacatcccttttttttttttttataatacttaaATTAGACAGCTTTTTAATGCTGCTGTTATTTAGATAAGACCATTTAATATTTTTGGCTCAGATGCAGAAGTGTCAGAAATGCTTGgattttacagttatttaattaGCTTTCTGGCATTACTGTGCTGACCACAAGATGTGAGTAAAAGTgactaaataataacattaacactGTTTAACCTGACCATAGGTGAGACTTACCCTTAGGGGGCCATGCTTTGGGTTTCCAGTCAGACTTGGGACGAGCATTAATTTCAGAAACACGCTCAACAAAACGTGCTTGGTCTGCTGAAACTGTTTTGCAAGCCTATCACAGAATTCAAGAaagacattaattaattaaacaagtGACCTGACATCAAACTATACCATCAATGGTTTGAGTTTTAATCAGACTTACATATGCCAAGGCACCTGCGAAGGCTCCACCGCAGAGGACGACATAAAAGATATTCTGACCAGAGCCGCCAGGAACCGAGGACATGAGCCTCCGTGGAACTACTGCACAGAGAACAGAGGAGTAAGACCAAGATTCTGGATGTGTGAGGCAACAATGTAAAAAATCATGTGTTTTTGCATTTCCATGAAACAGAAATATGGTGAAGATAATCTTAAGCTAACAGCATTTTATACTACGCATGTGAAGTACTAAGTGGACCCGAGTGTTAATGCAACAGTTACGGGTTTATATAAACGTATACACATCAGTCAATTGATTccttaaaacataaaaaggatTAATGCATTATTTCCTTACCTAGATAATTGCTTTTATATCACCAAATATTTCGCTTTATATACTATGCTTCCATGACTATCAAAAGTCTCCTCAGTGCTGACAGTTCCTTGTCCTAGAAGAAGTTAGAGGGCAGGGAGCAACTTAAATTTTGAAAACCATCAGTGCAGTCCAATCAGGACAGGAGGGCAAAGATCACTCTGACACAAACTTTGTAGATTTGTTAAGTAGTAACTTCAATACTCTTCTTAAGATAATCCAATCACTTGTGCCCAGCTAGAGTAAACGGCTTCTAGACACCTCAGTGTTATTTATACAAGCTAATTTGTTAATCTTTCCCAGGAGTCAAAGGGTGAAGCAAACAGAAAACGATACGTGCTCGGTTAGACTGCTAGGAACCAACATAACTTTTTCAATGTCAAAGGCTGATGACGATATTTAGTTTAGGATGAAACTGGCCGATATAATTCCTATATTTACACAATACCATTTAACAACAGCAAATGAGAGATAAATTATGAAAGTAAACTCTTATATCACACAAAATGAAAAGGAAGTAGTCATCTTAGTCTTATACTGATATCTAGTGGTGTGGAtgcagagttaaaaaaaaaaaaaaaatgaagaaattaataataaaaaaaaaaaaaagtttagttacCAAAAATGCTCTGTTTGcaatcaattacatttatttcattccaCAAGTTatccaataatatatatatatatttacaacacTATATTCAACGTTCACCATTTAtaacatttactcaacctcatgtctgTTGAAAACCATGAACCCATGAGCAAATCTGGAACGGCTGAAGTGAACTAGAATTACAGTAAAAGGCCATAAGCGTAGGCATATCGTCCATCCGCTCATGGCTATTTGAGGAGATATTTACTGAACAGGAAAGACACTGTGATTATATCGATgcttatttcaacattttcatgTCATATTCTTATTAACTACAAACATCCTAACCTAGATTTTCACATTCATTTATCCAATACAATCAAACACACCATGTAAGGGCAGACAAATGTTTGGCTTCAAGAAtgtttgcatgtttatttaaacaaCCAGGGTTTCCCAACAGGGGTCTATTCATAACCCCCAAGGGTACATAAAGGAATTGTCAGGGTTTGTGAGATTGAAAGGCCAgtgctaaataaaatgtaataagaaaTGCAAATGTTTAGAAGCCTAAGGTAGAAAAACTCATAAAAATCCATGAGCGGAAAACacataacagaattttttttttgaaagcatgAGCTAGCGCACAAAACGTAAGCATTTTTAAAAACTACTAGTATCTAATAAGTACTTGTCCCCACTGCAATACATACTAGTCAGACCTGAATAATTCATGTCTGTATGTagcttaaaaataatattagtaactaatggaatgcatactAGTATCTTAAAAGTACTAGTAGCATGAAAATAGAGTAAATTTCAAGGATTAAATGTAACGTGGCTTGCCATACAGCAGCCACTGTCTGCGTCTATAGCTCGACCACGTAAACAACCACGTGAGCTGTTCGTGGAAACGTACCCTGAGAACATTGAAGGTCACAAAAATCAAGCAGTACGAGTGCTTACACCATGATGTCAAATTTCACCCGTTTCCCTATTACGCAATTTTGTGTTTCATAATCCATTTAGTGACGACAGAATGAATTTGACAGAGCAAACATTAATCGAATCACGTCCAAGAGTCCACAACTAACTTCTCACAATGTTTAAAATGCACAGGGATGGTCAAGGTATTTTTTCGCTTCAAAAAATTGAGCTCTGCAAAATGACTATTAGTGCAGATCTGTATTGGCCAAGATGGCTACATTTTTGTGTTCTTGGTGCCAGGCTGCGGTTTGCGAATGGACATTGTGTTCCCTGCAGATGAATGTGAATATGTGTCAGTATAGGAGGCGTGAAACCTCTGGAGGAACCTAAAAACGTGAGCGACTTCTCGAAAGCCATTTAAAAATGTGGAGCACCAACAGGATTTGATGTTGAGACTGACCTTCATGTCCCCTTTACCCGAAACTAAATGTAACCTGCTCCAAAATCTGTCGTTTTTGTCCAGTATAATCTCTCTCAAGCACATTTTCATTGTAGGCAACATCGGAATGTGTGAAATATCACAATTAACAGATCGCGAAAGCCCAAAACGCACTGGAAAAATACATGATTTCTAGGAAAAATGAAACTTAATGAGACAGATAAGATGGTGCTCACCATCTCTGTTGAGGTGTGCGCGGGACAGGGACTGTCGCGCCAGAGGCACACACCTCTGCCAGGCTGCTCTGCACCCAAACATCGTCCAAACTGAGAGTCCAGCGGAGGAGCAATGAATAACTGAAGAGCGGAGACAGCTGAAGGAGAGGAGGGGACATGAGGGGAGGAGGAACCGCTCGACTAAATCCTCCCTCTGCTGGGAGTCCATGGCACTGCCTTCGAAGCAAGTGTCTTTATATTGACTCAAATAGCCGTTTTTACTTgtactatttgttttatttactgttgCTACTTACagtacattgcaaaaaaaaaaacatcttaattgaATTAAAGTGCCACAGGACGATCCCAGTTTTCATAGATTTATCATGGTGTCAGAAATTACAGTAGGCTACATTTTCCTAATATTAGTTTATGGTTCCAGTTTATTTCTATCCCGAATCTTACGTTGCAGTAACGTTTACAGGGTGTTTGTGTGGCAACCTAATACGAAACATTTCTAACAGTTGTTTTCTATGTTTCATGACTGGATTTGCATTATGGTTTCTGTGTAACAATCTGTTAGCTGTAGTCGGATTTTTATACTATTCTGTTTAATAGTATGTctatacagtatgtttttctgTGTGGTGAAAAGCTGCATTGATTAATAAGACAGGACATTCTCCAGAGCTCTCTGGCCAATTAATTAATACACTAATTAGATCCTGGTGCAGAGATTTACACCAAACATACTCACTGTTTTGTGTCCATGCATGCTCGCCACTGTATGAAAGTAATGCCAGAAATTCCTAATTTCATCTTTTTACTCAAATCGTTAACTTGTTTCTCCTAAATACATTAACCTGtctcttaaatatttaaaatttaatctCGGAACACCACTGGTTTGTCAAAACTGAATGTTGGCTTCAAAAGTCTGATTTAAAAGCTGTATTTACTTAATTAGGATAGACAAAGTTCAAGAATGATTCTGTAATTATTTTGCTTATCAACCACATCATTAGTCTAAATTAAAGGGAACAAAGATTaactatatttaacaatatttatatcTTGGCAACTCATGTTTGCTGGAGTCAAGAGAGAGTGACTAGAGGCAAGTTGTACATACACATCTTTAATAAACATTATTGTACATCATTCAAAAGCAGAGGAAACAGGAAAAACAGAAGATCCACAAAGCACAGAGCAATCGTTGCCCTACAAAGGACACAAACAGTTACTATTACATCATTAGCATGGCATCTCTTAACAACATGTGCAAATGACACTAACACAGACTAAAGATATGATAATGGTTTTACTCACATGTCCTGGTGAATTACTGTAACCCGTTCCGTGTTTTGTACTCATGCACATCAGTGCGGTGCTGTTTAAACAGCTAGTGGGGAACAGAGAGTgtgtttagaaaaataaaaaaaggagttTGTGCATATGTTTGAGAGATCATTCAAAGTGAGTTACCAATGCCCACAAGACAGCAGTGCTCCCAAACGCCAGGCCTACTCTCAGCATGTTTGGCTTGGACGGATCCGGTTTGGAAGCTATAAAGGAATTTCTGCTAACCACTGAAAAGAGagcgtttataattaaaacaattcttGATTTATTGGACAGTTTTGGAAACTTTTAACTTCATAGTTTGTATATGAATTCATTTATTAACCCACTGGTGGCAGTTttccaaatatttaaaatgttattatgcacaatgttattataatttttttttttagatgtaatcATAGACTGGATGTAATACGTATTAATGTAACAATTATTaagatatttacaaatattttaagtgTCATTGGTTGTAAATGGCaattaaaacacaatatatagagattacaaatgttttctaaaactgtaaataaatgccTGTAACATATAAGTAACTCGTACGTGCGATCAAACTAAGTATGAGCTGCTGTGTTGCTATGCTAAGCAAGGTCAGGCCATCCTGCTTTGCAAACTTACATGAGGCTAATAAACAATTGTACCGAGGAAATGTACTGAGACTATAATGTACGTCAAATATAATCCGCATTGTTGTACTACTCACTCTTATTGACAGTTGAAGTCCGCAACAATAACCGACCAAGAGGCATTTTGACAGCGTTTCTCTCCAAGACAAAATGCGATCCTTGTTCGATTAGTTTCCCTGGCTCCTGGAACGGCTGGCCTAGTAGTGGCAAGTAGAGTAATCGATCACGAACGAATGAAACACACGCGagtgaaccatagacagtaaaagaaacatgAACATACACCCattcaataataattaatcaagaactccatattctttaaaaatattagaggttttatttttattgacaatTTTCTCTAAATAGATGCTTTAGTCTTTGGTCTCCTGGACAACGATAAATTAAAAACTCCATAGCAATAAAAAATGtctatgaaaaatacatttataatcttTGTTTCTTATTTGAatgatacattaaaaaatatataaataaatgcatttagcagacgcttttatctaaagcgacgtACAGTACATTATCCTgaatctataaaataaaaaaaaatcctttaaaaatttccccttaaaaatattagtgtatatacaattacatttttgttttctgttgaaCAGAATGAATAATCTCTAAATGATATCTCTCTAACACACTTTAAACTGAATATATACCATGTAAAGCCACATAACCTcctttacttaatttttttacagtaattt
Encoded proteins:
- the ndufc1 gene encoding NADH dehydrogenase [ubiquinone] 1 subunit C1, mitochondrial codes for the protein MPLGRLLLRTSTVNKMVSRNSFIASKPDPSKPNMLRVGLAFGSTAVLWALLFKQHRTDVHEYKTRNGLQ